A single genomic interval of Gemmatimonadota bacterium harbors:
- a CDS encoding phosphoglycerate kinase, producing MNKRTILDLTPAEVRGKRALVRVDFNVPLDGTTVTDDTRIRAAVPTIERLRKAGARVVLCSHLGRPKGKPEAKYSLAPVAVKLAALLGVPVQFCEETDTDAAVAATKGLDNGDVLLIENTRFLAGEEKNDAALAKSLARLGDFYVNDAFGAAHRAHASTAGVATFLRPAVAGLLMQKELDYLGGALEKPKRPFIAILGGSKISGKIDVIEALLPKVDGLLIGGAMACTFYKAMEFETGTSLVEADRVEMAADLIERAGFRLTLPHDAVVAPAIEKGDQAHTVRRDAIPANEAMLDIGADSALSFGRAISAAKTIIWNGPMGVFETPPFNVGTLAIASAMALATAKGATTIVGGGDSAAAIEAAGLASQVSHVSTGGGASLEFLEGKVLPGVAALDDKAV from the coding sequence GTGAATAAGCGGACGATTCTCGACCTGACGCCCGCGGAGGTGCGCGGGAAGCGCGCGCTCGTCCGCGTGGATTTCAATGTGCCGCTCGACGGCACCACGGTCACCGACGACACGCGTATTCGAGCGGCCGTCCCCACGATCGAGCGCCTGCGAAAAGCCGGCGCCCGAGTGGTGCTCTGCTCGCACCTCGGCCGCCCCAAGGGGAAGCCAGAGGCCAAGTACTCGCTCGCACCGGTGGCCGTGAAGCTCGCGGCGCTCCTCGGTGTGCCGGTGCAGTTTTGCGAGGAGACCGACACCGATGCGGCCGTCGCCGCGACCAAAGGGCTCGATAATGGGGACGTGCTTCTTATCGAGAATACACGTTTTCTCGCCGGTGAAGAAAAAAACGACGCGGCGCTCGCCAAGTCGCTCGCGCGCCTCGGAGACTTTTATGTGAATGACGCGTTCGGCGCCGCCCACCGCGCGCACGCGTCCACGGCCGGCGTGGCAACGTTTCTTCGCCCCGCCGTCGCCGGATTGCTGATGCAAAAAGAGCTCGACTATCTCGGCGGTGCGCTCGAAAAACCGAAGCGGCCCTTTATCGCGATTCTCGGGGGTTCGAAGATTTCTGGAAAGATCGACGTCATCGAAGCGTTGCTGCCGAAGGTTGACGGATTGCTCATTGGCGGCGCGATGGCGTGCACGTTTTACAAGGCGATGGAGTTCGAAACGGGCACCTCGCTCGTGGAGGCCGATCGCGTAGAAATGGCGGCTGATCTCATCGAGCGCGCGGGATTCCGTCTCACCCTTCCGCATGACGCCGTCGTGGCGCCTGCGATTGAGAAGGGAGACCAAGCGCACACGGTCAGACGCGACGCCATTCCGGCGAATGAAGCGATGCTCGACATTGGCGCGGACAGCGCCTTGTCGTTTGGCCGCGCGATTTCCGCTGCGAAAACCATCATTTGGAATGGTCCGATGGGGGTGTTCGAAACACCGCCGTTCAATGTTGGCACACTGGCGATTGCGTCGGCGATGGCATTGGCCACGGCGAAGGGTGCGACGACGATCGTGGGTGGCGGCGATTCCGCCGCTGCGATTGAGGCGGCTGGCCTCGCATCGCAAGTGAGCCACGTGTCCACCGGCGGTGGTGCCTCGCTGGAGTTTCTCGAAGGGAAGGTGCTCCCCGGGGTCGCGGCCCTCGACGACAAGGCCGTGTGA
- a CDS encoding shikimate dehydrogenase has protein sequence MNDLPGRLTLLGHPVEHSLSPVFQNAALRHAGIPVVYEALDVAPADLATVAGLMRDVNGAGNITVPHKVTFAALCSRRSPVAERVGAVNTFWTEDGELVGDNTDVGGFDAAARAAFGAPRPGLVVALLGAGGAAAAVLAAVERWGDATVRIHARRHDRAEALAAAFHQFTVSVPTIEQAVRGAQLVINATPVGLHGDALPLDPALLDARPDVFDLCYRRQETPLVVAARARGLRAADGLGMVVEQGALAFERWFGVRPNRDVMWAAVRR, from the coding sequence GTGAACGACCTTCCCGGTCGATTGACGTTGCTGGGACATCCGGTGGAGCATTCGTTGTCGCCGGTTTTTCAGAATGCCGCTTTGCGTCATGCCGGAATCCCCGTGGTGTATGAGGCGTTGGATGTCGCGCCCGCGGATTTGGCAACGGTCGCCGGGCTCATGCGCGACGTCAATGGCGCCGGCAACATTACGGTCCCGCACAAGGTGACTTTCGCGGCTCTGTGTAGCCGACGCTCTCCCGTCGCCGAACGGGTCGGCGCGGTGAATACGTTTTGGACGGAAGACGGTGAACTCGTAGGCGACAACACGGACGTCGGCGGCTTTGACGCCGCGGCGCGCGCCGCGTTTGGCGCTCCGCGTCCCGGCCTTGTGGTGGCCTTGCTTGGTGCTGGCGGCGCAGCGGCCGCGGTTCTTGCCGCCGTTGAGCGATGGGGCGACGCCACCGTTCGCATCCACGCGAGACGCCACGACCGAGCCGAGGCACTCGCCGCAGCGTTCCACCAATTTACGGTGTCCGTACCGACCATTGAACAGGCGGTTCGTGGCGCGCAGTTGGTGATCAATGCCACCCCGGTGGGGTTACACGGCGACGCGCTGCCGTTGGATCCAGCCCTGCTCGATGCGCGCCCCGATGTCTTTGATCTTTGCTATCGCCGCCAAGAGACGCCGCTCGTGGTTGCCGCCCGCGCCCGAGGACTGCGCGCCGCCGATGGGCTTGGCATGGTGGTGGAGCAAGGCGCGCTCGCGTTTGAACGGTGGTTCGGTGTGCGACCCAACCGGGACGTGATGTGGGCCGCGGTGCGGCGTTAG
- a CDS encoding molybdenum cofactor biosynthesis protein MoaE — protein MSTRVAIVDAAIDSAALLAEVAGTGVGATTLFVGTVRDVNEGRVVTGIEYSAYAPMAHAELQRIVNEAIARFESPDVVVVHRIGALGLGEASVAVVTAHAHRGSALDAMRYVVEQLKARVPIWKRELYADGTREWVNAASALAAVVPAHDKAPQLSAPLNTDTAHA, from the coding sequence ATGAGCACGCGTGTCGCGATCGTCGACGCCGCGATTGATTCGGCGGCGCTGCTCGCCGAAGTGGCGGGTACCGGCGTGGGTGCGACGACCCTGTTCGTTGGCACCGTGCGTGATGTGAATGAGGGGCGCGTCGTGACCGGCATTGAGTATTCCGCCTATGCGCCAATGGCGCACGCGGAGTTGCAGCGCATTGTGAACGAAGCGATCGCGCGGTTTGAGTCTCCCGACGTTGTCGTGGTCCATCGCATTGGCGCGTTGGGGCTGGGCGAGGCGAGCGTCGCCGTTGTGACGGCGCACGCGCATCGAGGGAGCGCGCTGGATGCCATGCGCTACGTGGTGGAGCAACTCAAGGCGCGTGTGCCGATTTGGAAGCGAGAGCTGTATGCGGATGGCACGCGCGAGTGGGTGAATGCCGCGAGCGCGTTGGCCGCTGTTGTGCCGGCGCACGACAAGGCGCCGCAGCTATCTGCGCCGCTGAACACGGACACCGCACATGCTTGA
- the moaA gene encoding GTP 3',8-cyclase MoaA, which produces MLDQYGRSIEYLRISVTDRCNFRCVYCMPEHGLAWLPKADILSYEEIADVARQLAPLGLKRLRITGGEPTIRPELTRLIQQLNAIPGIEDIALSTNGVKLVEMAPSLRDAGLDRVNLSADSLRPERIAAIARRTVPFSPVRSAIAAQEAGLAPVKINVVVMRGINDDEIEDFARLTLEHPFHVRFIELMPVGEMANLTWEHVIPSEEVLRRVGALGALSATDGPARGNGPATYYRLAGAAGTIGVITPMSHTYCGTCNRVRLTADGRLRTCLFGDHEVNLREPLRAGTALAPLFAQALAEKPKEHHLLQMQVGGLKALSQTGG; this is translated from the coding sequence ATGCTTGATCAATACGGGCGCAGCATCGAGTACCTCCGCATTTCCGTCACGGACCGGTGCAACTTCCGGTGCGTGTACTGCATGCCGGAGCACGGCTTGGCGTGGTTGCCCAAGGCAGACATTCTCAGCTACGAAGAAATCGCCGACGTGGCGCGGCAGTTGGCGCCGCTGGGGCTCAAACGCCTCCGAATCACTGGCGGCGAGCCAACCATCCGTCCGGAACTGACGCGACTCATTCAACAGTTGAACGCGATTCCTGGAATCGAGGACATCGCGCTCAGTACAAACGGTGTGAAGCTCGTCGAGATGGCGCCGTCGTTGCGGGATGCGGGGCTCGATCGCGTAAACCTCTCCGCCGACAGTCTCCGCCCAGAGCGCATTGCGGCAATTGCTCGACGCACGGTGCCGTTCAGTCCGGTTCGCTCCGCGATTGCCGCGCAAGAGGCCGGATTAGCGCCGGTGAAGATCAATGTCGTTGTGATGCGCGGCATCAACGACGACGAAATCGAAGACTTTGCGCGCCTCACGCTCGAGCATCCGTTTCACGTGCGCTTCATTGAGCTCATGCCGGTGGGCGAAATGGCGAACCTCACCTGGGAGCATGTCATTCCGAGTGAGGAAGTGTTGCGGCGCGTTGGCGCGCTGGGCGCGTTGTCGGCTACGGACGGACCGGCGCGTGGGAATGGCCCGGCGACCTACTACCGGCTCGCGGGCGCTGCGGGGACGATTGGCGTAATCACTCCCATGAGCCACACCTATTGCGGTACCTGCAATCGCGTGCGCCTGACGGCCGACGGAAGACTCCGGACCTGCCTGTTTGGTGACCACGAGGTGAACCTGCGCGAGCCGCTACGGGCGGGCACCGCGCTGGCCCCACTCTTTGCCCAGGCACTCGCGGAAAAGCCAAAAGAGCACCACCTGCTCCAAATGCAGGTCGGCGGCCTCAAGGCACTCTCTCAGACGGGCGGTTAG
- a CDS encoding succinate dehydrogenase cytochrome b subunit has protein sequence MGALTKFWESSVGKKIVMGATGVILVGFVIGHMSGNLQFFMGADRYNAYAKLLKHDIIEITWIVRITLLLSVILHVMAAYQLTMRNRAARPDDYAMRESQSSTYASMTMRWGGIYLFAFLIYHIGHFTVGIFHPAFSETGAWGNVAIGFKSIPVAGFYLGAMAFLAMHLYHGVWACMRTLGLARPSENPLHRRAALVIAIVVATGFSLLPLSVVLGIVR, from the coding sequence ATGGGCGCCCTCACGAAGTTCTGGGAGAGTTCGGTCGGGAAAAAGATCGTCATGGGGGCGACGGGAGTGATTCTCGTCGGATTCGTGATCGGACACATGTCCGGCAATCTCCAGTTCTTCATGGGGGCCGACCGTTACAACGCCTACGCGAAGCTGCTCAAGCACGACATCATCGAAATCACGTGGATTGTGCGGATCACGCTCTTATTGAGCGTGATCCTGCACGTGATGGCGGCGTATCAACTCACGATGCGCAACCGCGCCGCGAGGCCGGATGACTATGCCATGCGCGAGTCGCAGAGTTCGACGTACGCCTCGATGACGATGCGGTGGGGCGGCATTTACCTCTTTGCGTTCCTCATCTATCACATTGGTCACTTTACCGTCGGCATTTTCCATCCCGCGTTCAGTGAAACGGGCGCGTGGGGGAATGTGGCGATCGGCTTCAAATCCATTCCCGTCGCTGGTTTCTATCTCGGTGCCATGGCCTTTTTGGCCATGCATCTCTATCACGGCGTCTGGGCGTGCATGCGCACGCTCGGTCTGGCTCGTCCCTCTGAAAATCCGCTACACCGGCGCGCCGCGCTCGTGATTGCGATTGTCGTGGCGACCGGCTTCAGCCTCCTGCCGCTGAGCGTTGTGCTCGGCATTGTCCGCTGA
- the gap gene encoding type I glyceraldehyde-3-phosphate dehydrogenase: MALKVGINGFGRIGRQVLRAAKETGAPIDFVAVNDLTDTKTLAHLFKYDSVHGTFGGTVTAEDDAIVVNGDRIKIFKEKDPAALPWKALGVDVVLECTGRFTNAEDAKKHIAGGARKVIISAPAKGEDLTIVLGVNHEKYDNATHHILSNASCTTNCLAPMVKVIRESFGFKHASMVTIHSYTNDQSILDLPHKDLRRARAAALSIIPTTTGAAKATALVIPEVKGKIDGIAIRVPTPDVSLTELTVEVEKGTTIAEVNAAFLAASQGALKGVLQFTDVELVSTDYIGNPHSVIVDSKCTNVIDGTMVKVSGWYDNEWGYASRCVDLLQYVGARL, translated from the coding sequence ATGGCACTCAAGGTTGGCATCAACGGGTTCGGCCGCATCGGCCGTCAGGTGTTGCGCGCCGCCAAAGAAACGGGCGCGCCCATCGATTTTGTGGCCGTCAACGATCTCACCGACACCAAAACGCTCGCGCACCTCTTCAAGTACGACTCGGTGCACGGGACCTTCGGCGGCACCGTGACGGCTGAGGATGATGCCATTGTCGTAAATGGCGACCGTATCAAGATCTTCAAGGAAAAGGATCCGGCTGCGCTCCCGTGGAAGGCACTCGGCGTGGACGTGGTTCTCGAATGCACCGGTCGCTTCACGAACGCCGAAGACGCCAAGAAGCACATCGCCGGCGGCGCCCGCAAAGTGATCATCTCCGCACCCGCGAAAGGCGAAGACCTCACCATCGTGCTCGGCGTGAATCACGAGAAGTACGACAACGCCACGCATCATATTCTCTCGAATGCGTCGTGCACCACCAACTGTTTGGCGCCCATGGTCAAGGTGATTCGCGAATCGTTCGGCTTCAAGCACGCCTCGATGGTGACGATCCACTCGTACACCAACGACCAGAGCATTCTCGATCTCCCGCACAAAGATCTGCGTCGCGCCCGCGCGGCGGCCCTCTCGATCATTCCCACGACCACCGGCGCGGCCAAAGCCACCGCGCTCGTGATCCCCGAGGTGAAGGGAAAGATCGACGGCATCGCCATTCGCGTTCCGACCCCGGACGTCTCGCTCACCGAACTCACGGTGGAAGTGGAGAAGGGCACGACGATCGCCGAGGTCAACGCCGCATTCCTCGCGGCGTCGCAGGGTGCGCTGAAGGGCGTGTTGCAGTTCACCGACGTGGAGCTCGTCTCCACCGACTACATCGGGAATCCGCATTCGGTGATTGTCGATTCCAAGTGCACGAACGTGATCGACGGCACCATGGTGAAGGTGTCCGGCTGGTACGACAACGAGTGGGGCTACGCCTCGCGCTGCGTGGATCTGCTGCAGTACGTCGGCGCTCGACTCTGA
- the secG gene encoding preprotein translocase subunit SecG, giving the protein MFTKLLVVLLLIDALVLVAAILLQSGKGGGMAASFGGASSSSDQFLGTRQAGNLLTKASWWCGGIFIGLSFILQISASRGRVPTSVLDKSFATPKAAPAAPKTAPAGGAVPAPTVPLQTIPSADAKQDAKPAAPAEPVKKP; this is encoded by the coding sequence ATGTTCACCAAGCTGCTAGTCGTCCTTCTTCTTATTGACGCCCTCGTCCTCGTGGCGGCCATCCTGCTGCAGAGCGGCAAGGGTGGCGGCATGGCGGCCAGTTTTGGCGGCGCGTCGTCCTCTTCCGACCAGTTCCTCGGCACCCGTCAGGCGGGCAACCTCCTGACCAAGGCGAGCTGGTGGTGCGGCGGCATCTTCATCGGCCTGTCGTTCATTCTGCAGATCAGCGCCTCGCGCGGCCGTGTGCCGACGTCGGTGCTCGATAAATCGTTTGCGACTCCGAAGGCCGCCCCAGCAGCGCCCAAGACGGCTCCGGCCGGTGGCGCGGTTCCGGCGCCGACTGTTCCGCTCCAGACGATCCCGAGCGCTGATGCAAAGCAGGATGCCAAGCCAGCGGCGCCCGCCGAGCCCGTCAAGAAGCCCTGA
- a CDS encoding MoaD/ThiS family protein: MTRVLLFASYADALGGPSVDVELAEGATVAEVLAAVRALAPERALPPAPMVAVNHAYAALNDRVYAGDEIAIIPPVAGG, from the coding sequence GTGACCCGTGTGCTGCTGTTTGCCTCGTATGCTGACGCGCTCGGCGGGCCTTCCGTCGACGTGGAGCTTGCTGAGGGCGCCACGGTGGCGGAGGTCCTCGCCGCGGTGCGCGCACTCGCGCCGGAACGCGCACTTCCGCCGGCGCCCATGGTGGCCGTGAACCACGCATACGCCGCCCTCAACGATCGGGTATATGCCGGCGATGAGATTGCGATCATTCCTCCGGTGGCTGGCGGATGA
- a CDS encoding phosphoribosyltransferase family protein, translating into MCWVPHPVSSGIVGALKYDGWQAVGREMAVRMARLPWPSDVVRERAAVIPVPLHPTRERERGFNQAAELAAALGAHWRVPAWPDVLTRNRTTETQTRLTPAERSANVHEAFRVRDGARLHGQHVVLVDDVLTTGATLNACAKALFDGGARILSYVTFGRAHAGADR; encoded by the coding sequence GTGTGCTGGGTCCCGCATCCCGTGTCGAGCGGCATCGTGGGCGCGCTCAAGTACGATGGCTGGCAGGCGGTGGGGCGCGAAATGGCGGTGCGGATGGCTCGGCTCCCGTGGCCATCGGACGTCGTGCGGGAGCGTGCAGCGGTCATTCCCGTGCCGCTGCATCCGACCCGCGAGCGCGAACGGGGATTCAACCAGGCCGCCGAACTCGCCGCGGCACTCGGTGCCCACTGGCGCGTGCCCGCATGGCCCGACGTGCTGACGAGAAACCGTACGACAGAAACGCAAACGCGGTTGACTCCCGCAGAGCGTTCCGCGAACGTTCACGAGGCGTTTCGAGTGCGTGACGGTGCACGACTTCATGGTCAGCACGTAGTGCTCGTCGATGATGTCTTGACCACCGGAGCCACACTGAATGCCTGCGCCAAAGCGCTGTTCGACGGCGGTGCGCGCATCCTCAGTTACGTGACATTCGGTCGTGCCCACGCCGGCGCCGACCGCTGA
- the tpiA gene encoding triose-phosphate isomerase, whose amino-acid sequence MKHPIFAGNWKLNHAPADAEQFMKLFLAQYPRRQDRTVLFFPPALTLPTVAALVHDRSDLAVGVQNIHWEDHGAFTGENSAAIARGAGARYALVGHSERRHVFGETDEQTGLKVAAALRAGLTSIICVGETLEQRESGDTIQVVVRQLRAAVSRIQPSQIVGSLLAYEPVWAIGTGRTATPEDADAVHTALRAELGALTGDRGQAVPILYGGSVNRTNASLLLAVPDVGGLLVGGASLDAEGWAALART is encoded by the coding sequence ATGAAGCATCCCATCTTTGCCGGAAACTGGAAGCTCAATCACGCGCCGGCCGACGCCGAACAGTTTATGAAGCTCTTTCTGGCGCAATATCCGCGTCGGCAAGACCGCACCGTGCTGTTCTTCCCGCCGGCGCTCACGCTGCCGACGGTCGCGGCGCTCGTGCACGACCGCAGCGACCTCGCGGTTGGCGTGCAGAACATTCACTGGGAAGATCACGGCGCCTTCACCGGCGAAAACTCGGCGGCCATCGCGCGTGGGGCTGGCGCGCGCTATGCGCTCGTCGGCCACTCAGAGCGGCGCCACGTCTTTGGCGAGACCGACGAGCAAACGGGGCTCAAGGTGGCGGCGGCGCTTCGCGCTGGGCTGACGTCCATCATTTGCGTCGGCGAAACACTAGAACAGCGTGAGAGTGGCGACACGATCCAGGTGGTCGTGCGGCAGCTGCGCGCGGCGGTCAGCCGGATTCAGCCCAGCCAGATTGTGGGGTCGCTCTTGGCCTATGAGCCCGTGTGGGCCATTGGGACGGGGCGAACCGCCACCCCCGAGGACGCCGACGCCGTCCATACGGCGCTCCGAGCAGAGCTTGGCGCCTTGACCGGGGATCGAGGGCAGGCGGTCCCCATCCTCTACGGCGGGAGCGTAAACCGCACCAATGCGAGCCTGTTATTGGCGGTTCCAGACGTCGGGGGACTGCTCGTCGGAGGAGCCAGCCTGGACGCTGAAGGCTGGGCGGCCCTCGCCCGCACTTGA
- a CDS encoding CZB domain-containing protein produces MPHQQIAEALDDHAAWKATIMSALADGAPQDFIQAVPRPDACAFGKWLGSSEISHELRHSPRFHEAARLHAKFHDVAARTLLHVIEGRPTEAVRALSHRGEFTAAIRSFTTHAEAWLRELALEESQVAAVA; encoded by the coding sequence ATGCCCCATCAGCAGATAGCCGAAGCACTTGATGACCACGCCGCGTGGAAGGCGACCATCATGTCCGCGCTCGCTGATGGCGCCCCCCAGGACTTCATCCAAGCCGTGCCCCGGCCCGATGCCTGTGCTTTTGGCAAGTGGCTTGGTTCCTCAGAGATTTCCCACGAGCTCCGGCACAGCCCCCGCTTTCACGAAGCGGCGAGGCTCCACGCCAAGTTCCATGACGTCGCCGCCCGAACGTTGCTGCACGTGATCGAGGGGCGGCCAACGGAGGCCGTCCGCGCCTTGAGCCACCGAGGAGAGTTCACTGCGGCGATCCGGTCCTTCACCACGCACGCCGAAGCGTGGCTTCGCGAACTAGCCCTCGAAGAGAGCCAGGTAGCAGCCGTGGCCTAA
- a CDS encoding integration host factor subunit beta, producing MTKADLVERVTDSIAQTSGPMISKKDCARVVDSFLDAIKDALKEQKNIEVRGFGTFKIRQRKTRMARNPRTGAPVEVSARPVPVFKPSKELRAMVADIDISELTDD from the coding sequence ATGACGAAGGCTGACCTGGTTGAGCGCGTAACAGATTCTATCGCACAGACTTCCGGTCCTATGATCTCCAAAAAGGACTGTGCTCGTGTGGTTGACTCATTTCTCGACGCGATCAAGGATGCCCTGAAGGAGCAGAAGAACATTGAGGTGCGTGGTTTTGGCACCTTCAAGATCCGTCAGCGAAAGACGCGGATGGCTCGGAATCCTCGTACCGGCGCGCCGGTGGAAGTATCAGCGCGGCCCGTGCCGGTGTTCAAACCGTCAAAAGAACTCCGAGCGATGGTTGCCGACATCGATATCTCGGAACTCACCGACGACTAA
- the mdh gene encoding malate dehydrogenase yields the protein MVNKITVVGAGNVGATAAQRIAEKELARTVVLVDIAEGIPQGKGLDQWESAPIEGFDTRVIGTNGYDETAGSDIVVITAGIARKPGMSRDDLLNTNAGIVKSVSEQVAKTSPNAILIIVSNPLDVMCYVAKSVSGFPRERVIGMAGVLDSARYRSFLAEALNISVHDIQAMVLGGHGDTMVPLISYTTVSGIPILQLMKKEQLDPIVDRARNGGAEIVKFLKTGSAYYAPSSGAVQMVEAIVKDQKRILPCSAWLQGEYGMKDVFLGVPVKLGRKGIEQILEIELTADEKAALAKSADAVREPMSVVKL from the coding sequence ATGGTCAATAAAATCACGGTGGTCGGCGCAGGGAATGTTGGCGCCACGGCTGCCCAGCGCATCGCCGAAAAAGAACTGGCCCGCACGGTTGTCTTGGTGGACATCGCCGAAGGCATTCCGCAGGGAAAGGGACTCGATCAGTGGGAGTCCGCGCCCATCGAAGGCTTTGACACGCGCGTCATCGGCACGAATGGCTACGATGAAACCGCCGGCTCCGATATCGTCGTGATCACCGCTGGCATTGCTCGTAAGCCGGGGATGAGCCGCGACGACCTCCTCAACACGAACGCCGGCATCGTGAAGTCGGTGAGCGAGCAAGTGGCCAAGACGTCGCCCAACGCCATTCTGATCATTGTGTCGAACCCGCTCGACGTGATGTGCTACGTTGCCAAGTCCGTGAGCGGCTTCCCGCGCGAACGAGTGATCGGCATGGCTGGCGTGCTCGACTCCGCGCGCTACCGCTCGTTCCTCGCCGAAGCGCTCAACATCAGCGTGCACGACATTCAGGCGATGGTGCTCGGGGGCCACGGCGACACGATGGTGCCGCTCATCAGCTACACCACCGTCAGCGGCATTCCGATTCTTCAGCTTATGAAGAAGGAACAGCTCGATCCTATCGTCGACCGCGCCCGGAACGGCGGTGCCGAAATCGTGAAGTTCCTCAAGACCGGTAGCGCGTACTATGCGCCGAGCAGCGGTGCGGTGCAGATGGTCGAAGCCATTGTGAAGGACCAGAAGCGCATCCTGCCGTGCTCGGCTTGGCTGCAGGGCGAATACGGCATGAAGGACGTCTTCCTCGGCGTCCCGGTGAAGCTCGGCCGCAAGGGTATTGAGCAGATTCTTGAGATTGAGTTGACGGCCGACGAAAAGGCCGCGCTCGCCAAGAGCGCCGACGCCGTGCGCGAGCCGATGTCGGTGGTCAAGCTCTAA
- the carA gene encoding glutamine-hydrolyzing carbamoyl-phosphate synthase small subunit: MSTLHATQGFLLLEDGTLFRGHLSTAAGVPAAAEIVFTTNMSGYQEVFTDPSFRGQIVVMTSPMIGNYGVNGEDPESNRPQVSGVIVRELSGGFSNWRADGSLAAYLQDAKIPILFDVDTRRLTRHLRTVGVLRGVIGAGAEATAEAKAVLDACPSMDGLDLASIVSTREPYQFGSATASRHIVAFDYGIKQNILRLFDERGCRVTVVPSTTTAEQALAMNPDGIFLANGPGDPDAVGYAPDAIRSLADAKIPIFGICLGHQLLGLTFGAKTFKLPYGHRGGNHPVKDLATGKVLITSQNHGFAVEGSEQGIPGAPDLQVTHVNLNDGSIEGLRHKSLPIFAVQFHPEAAPGPHDARPLFDDFMAAVQKGR; encoded by the coding sequence GTGAGCACGCTTCACGCGACTCAAGGGTTCCTCCTCCTCGAGGATGGAACCCTTTTTCGTGGACACTTGAGTACCGCAGCTGGCGTGCCTGCCGCTGCGGAAATCGTGTTCACCACCAACATGAGCGGCTATCAGGAGGTCTTTACCGACCCCTCATTCCGCGGCCAGATCGTCGTGATGACCTCGCCGATGATCGGCAACTACGGCGTCAATGGCGAAGATCCCGAATCCAATCGCCCGCAGGTCAGCGGCGTGATCGTGCGCGAGCTGAGCGGAGGATTCTCCAACTGGCGCGCGGACGGTAGCCTTGCCGCGTATTTGCAGGACGCCAAGATCCCCATCCTGTTTGACGTGGATACGCGTCGGCTGACGCGGCATCTGCGCACCGTCGGCGTGTTGCGCGGCGTCATCGGGGCTGGAGCCGAGGCAACGGCAGAGGCCAAGGCCGTGCTCGACGCCTGTCCCTCAATGGATGGCCTCGATCTCGCGTCGATCGTCTCGACTCGCGAGCCGTATCAGTTTGGTAGTGCCACCGCGTCACGTCACATCGTGGCCTTTGACTACGGCATCAAGCAGAACATCCTGCGACTGTTCGATGAACGGGGCTGCCGCGTGACGGTGGTGCCGTCCACGACGACCGCGGAACAGGCGTTGGCGATGAACCCGGACGGGATCTTCCTCGCGAACGGTCCCGGTGATCCAGACGCGGTGGGGTACGCCCCCGACGCGATCCGCTCCCTCGCCGACGCCAAAATCCCGATTTTCGGTATCTGCCTCGGCCACCAACTTCTGGGCCTGACGTTCGGAGCAAAGACCTTCAAGCTCCCTTACGGTCACCGCGGCGGAAATCACCCGGTGAAGGACCTCGCCACGGGCAAGGTGCTGATCACCTCGCAGAACCACGGCTTTGCGGTCGAGGGGTCAGAGCAGGGGATTCCAGGCGCCCCCGATTTGCAGGTGACACATGTGAACCTCAACGACGGCTCCATTGAGGGGCTGCGTCACAAGTCGTTGCCAATCTTCGCGGTGCAGTTCCACCCAGAAGCTGCGCCCGGTCCGCACGACGCGCGTCCCCTGTTTGACGATTTTATGGCGGCGGTACAGAAAGGCCGGTGA